Proteins from a single region of Trichoderma asperellum chromosome 3, complete sequence:
- a CDS encoding uncharacterized protein (EggNog:ENOG41): protein MFIRAVRILSQNIFTASSPSAKKMMAPSAVIPHNEITKEQFASHLSQYQALLEAISVSKGAKGGQRTLSELDRYRYVDAVETFNLQNPKRDMNLEDVKTLVEWKLRHGKFRPKLLSLVSSNPSATVSQTLDSARHLYTNSKDARATVRALAKLKGIGPATASLLLSVHDAQNVIFFSDEAFYWLCCGGKKAAIKYNIDEYAALRDEAEALIKRLDVSATDIEKVAYVLMKGPALDKDSQADTAKASVPAKASIPSASKSKKRKTISNEESAKTETKTETKTDEKTRTEENSSVRRSKRLRK, encoded by the exons ATGTTCATAAGAGCGGTTCGCATCCTCTCTCAGAATATTTTTACCGCTTCTTCGCCATCAGCTAAGAAAATGATGGCCCCTTCAGCCGTAATACCCCACAATGAAATCACAAAGGAGCAGTTCGCGTCTCATCTAAGCCAATACCAAGCTCTCCTTGAAGCCATATCGGTGTCCAAAGGCG CCAAAGGTGGCCAAAGGACGCTCTCTGAGCTGGATCGCTACCGCTATGTAGATGCCGTAGAGACATTCAACCTCCAGAATCCAAAGCGAGACATGAACCTTGAAGATGTCAAGACGCTGGTAGAATGGAAGCT GCGGCACGGCAAATTTCGCCCAAAGctcctctctctcgtctcctCCAACCCATCCGCCACAGTCTCCCAAACGCTCGACTCCGCCCGGCACCTCTACACCAATTCAAAGGACGCCAGGGCCACAGTCAGAGCTCTCGCCAAGCTTAAGGGCATCGGCCCCGCCACGgcctctctcctcctctccgtGCACGACGCCCAaaacgtcatcttcttctccgacgAGGCCTTCTACTGGCTGTGCTGTGGCGGAAAGAAGGCCGCTATCAAGTATAATATCGACGAGTACGCGGCCCTGCGCGATGAGGCCGAGGCTTTGATCAAAAGGCTTGATGTGTCAGCGACGGACATTGAAAAGGTGGCGTATGTTTTGATGAAAGGGCCAGCTTTGGACAAGGATTCACAGGCAGATACAGCAAAGGCCAGTGTGCCGGCCAAAGCATCAATTCCAAGCGCCTCGAAGTCTAAAAAGCGAAAGACGATTTCTAATGAAGAAAGCGCGAAAACAGAGACAAAGACTGAGACAAAGACTGATGAAAAGACACGGACTGAGGAAAATTCATCTGTGAGGCGGTCGAAAAGGCTTAGAAAGTAG
- a CDS encoding uncharacterized protein (BUSCO:EOG092D47ZH~TransMembrane:3 (o6-28i49-70o109-131i)): MTLYYSLVFALLMGEMGLFMLLLVPLPFKIKRKIFTFVSESPLVAKLQYWMKITFVFILILFVDSVNRVYKVQVELMAAHEQSAKGNAAAIMGSERLEVQARKFYSQRNMYLCGFTLFLSLILNRTYVMILEVMRLEDKVKMYEGTNKNTKESEKLAIAGKPGELAALREKLEKKEQDLQNLKKQAEQLNKAYNELSDKYAATQVDGESRKSR, from the exons ATGACGCTCTATTACAGTCTT GTGTTTGCGCTCCTAATGGGCGAGATGGGCTTGtttatgctgctgcttgtgccGCTGCCATTCAAGATCAAGCGGAAGATCTTTAC CTTTGTCTCCGAGAGCCCGCTCGTGGCCAAATTGCAGTACTGGATGAAAATAACCTTTGTCTTCATCCTGATATTGTTCGTCGACAGCGTCAACCGAGTATACAAGGTCCAGGTCGAGCTTATGGCTGCGCATGAGCAGAGCGCCAAGGGAAA TGCCGCCGCTATCATGGGATCCGAGCGTCTCGAGGTCCAGGCCCGCAAGTTTTACTCCCAGCGCAACATGTACCTCTGCGGATTCACGCTATTCCTGTCATTGATTCTTAACCGCACCTACGTCATGATTCTTGAGGTGATGCGCCTAGAGGATAAGGTGAAGATGTATGAGGGCACCAACAAGAACACCAAGGAGAGCGAGAAATTGGCCATTGCTGGAAAGCCTGGCGAGCTGGCTGCTCTCCGGGAGAAgctcgagaagaaggagcagGACCTCCAGAACCTGAAGAAGCAGGCTGAGCAGCTAAACAAGGCCTACAATGAGCTCAGTGATAAGTACGCCGCCACTCAGGTTGACGGCGAGAGCCGAAAGTCGAGATAA